Proteins encoded in a region of the Nicotiana tomentosiformis chromosome 9, ASM39032v3, whole genome shotgun sequence genome:
- the LOC104090609 gene encoding butanoate--CoA ligase AAE1-like — protein MNHFFKNSRLARNFFNGFSQIHPKNTQRYRTFCQFSIEGLIKCSANHVPLTPLSFLERAANVFRDRTSVIYGSKVKYTWEETHVRCVKLASALVQLGISRGDVVATLAPNVPAMQELHFAVPMAGAVLCTLNTRHDSAMVSTLLMHSEAKVIFVDQQLLKIAQGALDLIADSKLKPSLLVVIPESDDPLPIDNSSTHEYESLLKSGENHFSIRWPITEFDPISVNYTSGTTSRPKGVVYSHRGAYLNTIATFLLHEMSSFPTYLWTVPTFHCNGWCLLWGLAALGGTNVCLRNVSPKEIFENISLHKVTHMGGAPTVLNKIVNSPPCDRQPLPHKVKIMTGGSPPPPQIISKMEELGFGVHHLYGLTETYGPGTYCLWKPEWDSLPPDEKFVLKARQGVHHLCLEEVDVKDSMTMEKVPADGKTIGEIMFRGNTVMSGYLKDTKATEEAFRGGWFHSGDLAVKHSDGYIEVKDRLKDIIISGGENISTVEVERVLYSHPAVLETAVVARPDNHWGQTPCAFVKLKEGFSVGDQEIINFCRDNLPHYMAPRTVIFEDIPKTSTGKIQKFILREKAKALGSLL, from the exons ATGAATCATTTTTTCAAGAACTCAAGATTGGCTCGTAATTTCTTTAATGGTTTCAGTCAAATTCACCCAAAAAATACTCAAAGGTACCGTACCTTTTGCCAGTTTTCTATAGAAGGTTTAATTAAATGTTCCGCAAATCATGTTCCTTTGACACCCTTAAGTTTCTTGGAAAGAGCAGCTAATGTATTTAGAGATAGAACTTCAGTTATTTATGGTTCTAAagtgaagtatacttgggaagaAACTCATGTTAGATGTGTAAAACTTGCTTCTGCTCTTGTTCAGTTGGGGATTTCTCGTGGGGATGTG GTTGCAACACTGGCCCCTAATGTACCAGCAATGCAAGAGCTACATTTTGCAGTACCAATGGCTGGAGCCGTTCTTTGTACATTAAATACACGCCATGATTCAGCTATGGTATCGACATTATTGATGCATTCGGAAGCAAAGGTCATATTTGTGGATCAGCAGTTACTCAAAATTGCTCAAGGTGCACTAGACCTTATTGCTGACAGTAAACTGAAACCATCTCTTCTTGTTGTAATCCCTGAATCTGACGATCCCCTTCCTATCGATAACTCTAGCACTCACGAATACGAGAGTCTCCTCAAAAGTGGGGAAAACCATTTTTCTATAAGGTGGCCGATAACTGAATTTGACCCTATTAGTGTTAACTATACTTCTGGAACAACATCACGACCCAAAGGAGTTGTTTACAGTCATAGAGGTGCATATCTCAATACTATCGCCACATTTTTGCTTCATGAGATGAGTTCATTCCCTACTTATCTTTGGACCGTTCCAACGTTTCACTGCAACGGATGGTGTCTTCTTTGGGGACTAGCAGCATTGGGTGGCACAAATGTTTGTCTGAGAAATGTCTCTCCAAAAGAgatatttgaaaatatttcatTGCACAAAGTCACACATATGGGTGGAGCACCAACTGTCTTGAACAAGATTGTGAATTCACCACCGTGTGATCGACAGCCACTTCCTCACAAGGTTAAAATAATGACAGGTGGTTCACCACCACCTCCGCAAATTATTTCCAAAATGGAGGAGCTTGGATTTGGAGTACATCACTTATATGGACTAACAGAGACATACGGTCCAGGTACGTATTGTTTGTGGAAGCCCGAGTGGGATTCTTTGCCTCCGGATGAAAAGTTTGTGCTAAAAGCAAGACAAGGAGTACATCATCTCTGTTTAGAGGAAGTTGATGTGAAAGATTCTATGACAATGGAAAAGGTACCAGCTGATGGTAAGACAATTGGAGAAATTATGTTTCGAGGGAATACTGTAATGAGTGGATATTTAAAAGATACAAAAGCAACGGAAGAAGCTTTTAGAGGCGGATGGTTTCACAGTGGTGATCTTGCTGTAAAACATAGCGATGGTTATATTGAAGTTAAGGACCGGTTGAAAGACATTATAATTTCTGGTGGAGAAAACATAAGTACGGTTGAGGTGGAACGTGTTTTGTACAGTCATCCAGCAGTTCTTGAAACAGCAGTAGTTGCACGACCAGATAATCATTGGGGACAGACACCTTGCGCGTTTGTGAAGTTGAAGGAGGGATTTAGCGTTGGTGATCAAGAAATTATCAACTTTTGTCGGGATAATTTGCCTCACTACATGGCACCTCGGACAGTCATATttgaagatattccaaaaacgtCGACTGGCAAGATACAGAAATTTATCCTAAGGGAGAAAGCAAAAGCCTTGGGAAGTCTTTTGTGA
- the LOC104090610 gene encoding uncharacterized protein has protein sequence MDEICIYIAYNGRWTTNNKYLDHDTKLILVNDEITFEVLVEKIFQVLKLKRGDIEVNIWFDTKLETSKGMLVTNDNEVTTCIFLVKNNSSFKTARFIVDIVKRNSLSANSSETELCNNIVHEEVNICIPQEEGVWEMHIGDKALIVVEPAMAPEPLTSRKLTEETGQTSNGRNVRKRSASKRGDLRTMVLNKDASLDEIIVGSMFEDKESLKKCFSNHAIKYQFNFKVYKSSKTRYCLKCYDDECSWYLHSAQVHDSALFKITKFEKNHSCSVDVTDHRHATSKVISDYITELLHDTKIEIKPRFVVEEMRKRYGLSISYHKAWRAIQLAHGMPSGSPVQF, from the coding sequence ATGGATGAAATTTGCATCTATATTGCTTACAATGGCAGATGGACTACTAATAACAAGTATTTGGATCATGACACCAAACTAATTCTTGTAAATGATGAAATAACCTTTGAAGTTCTTGTTGAAAAGATTTTTCAGGTTCTAAAACTGAAAAGGGGTGACATTGAAGTAAATATTTGGTTTGATACGAAGCTAGAAACAAGCAAAGGAATGTTAGTAACAAACGACAATGAAGTTACTACTTGCATCTTCTTGGTGAAAAATAATTCCAGTTTCAAGACTGCCCGTTTCATTGTCGATATCGTGAAAAGGAATTCTTTGTCAGCAAACAGTTCAGAAACGGAATTGTGCAATAACATCGTACATGAAGAAGTAAATATTTGTATTCCACAAGAGGAAGGAGTATGGGAAATGCATATTGGAGATAAAGCATTGATAGTGGTTGAACCAGCAATGGCACCTGAACCTCTGACGAGTAGAAAATTAACTGAGGAAACTGGACAGACATCAAATGGTAGGAATGTAAGAAAAAGGTCGGCCAGTAAAAGAGGCGATTTGCGAACTATGGTTTTGAACAAAGATGCTTCATTGGATGAAATAATTGTTGGATCTATGTTTGAGGACAAAGAAAGTTTGAAAAAATGTTTTTCAAATCATGCAATTAAGTACCAGTTCAATTTTAAGGTCTATAAATCGAGCAAAACAAGGTATTGTCTAAAGTGTTATGATGACGAATGCAGTTGGTATTTGCATTCTGCACAGGTCCATGATTCTGCATTATtcaagattactaagtttgagaAAAACCATAGTTGCTCTGTTGATGTAACTGACCATCGACACGCAACATCAAAGGTCATATCCGATTACATCACCGAGCTACTACATGACACTAAAATAGAAATCAAACCAAGGTTTGTGGTAGAAGAAATGAGAAAGAGATATGGACTGAGCATTAGTTACCACAAAGCATGGCGTGCTATACAATTAGCTCATGGTATGCCAAGCGGAAGTCCAGTTCAATTTTAG